CAGGTTACCAGGGATCCGGGTTCAGGGAATCACTGCCCACTATATCCCTCTGCCCGGGATCAAAACAACATAAATCAGTTCCACTCCTTGACAACCGCCGCCACTGGCCCTATATTAGAATGAACGTTCGTTCTAGTGATAGGAACATGCATAACGTTGCAAGGAGTGACCATGGGTTCGGATGCAGCAAAAAAAAGTTCCCAGGACACCAGGAGCCTGACCCTGGAGACCGCCCTGGGTTTATTCACCGGCAAGGGATATTTCAATACCTCGATGCAGGATATCCGCCGGGAGGCCCGGGTGAGCATCGGTTCCATCTATCACCACTTCAAGTCCAAGGAGGCCCTGGCCAAGGCCCTGTACCAGGATCTGCTCGACCGGATGGAACAGATGATGGCCGAGATCATGGACCGCCACCAATCGATCCATGATCGGGCCCGGGCGGTGATCACCACCCTGTTTGACATGGTGGAGACCTCGCCCCAGGCAGTGCAGTTTATCCTCTATGCCAAGCACCGGGAGTTTCTGCCCTGTGAAAAGCCGGTCTGCGCCTCCCGGCCCTTTGAGATGATGCGGGACATGGTTGCCAAGGGAATAGAACGCGGCGAGATATGTGATCTTGACCCGACAGTGGCCACGGCCGCCCTGTTCGGCGGGGCGATCCGTTTGATCCACCTAAAACTGGACGGCGCGGTGCAGGGCCCCCTGGATCGTTTTCTCGACCAGACCTGGGAGTGCGCCTGGTCATCGGTGACCTGATTTTCAGTCACCCGGCCGAACGCTCGTTCTAGAAGCAGAGGGTCTGCTTGCCAAGGGCGTAAGGTTTCGGTAAACCCCGTACGTTTGAGGTTGGACCGGGAAAGGGGTTTTCTTATACCGAACGGTGTAGCGGACCCTGAGCCGCAGCCGTGACGGCAAAAGCGGAAATTGAAACAACTTCCGCATGATATGCTTATGGCTTTCGAGTCGCCGTTGCGGCGAAGCGAGTTCCTGCTTGATAGCCTGTTTATGAACAGCCGGCCCTTCTCAATGGAGCGGCCGTTGGTAGAAGAAGACCCCTTTCCCGACAGGAGGGGGTTACTGAATGTTTACCCAAGGGCGGCCTTGAAAATATGAGTAAATTTGTGAGTAAAGGAGGTTAAGCCATGTTGGAAATAACGGAACAGGCGGCAGAAAAGCTGCAGGAGTATCTCCGCGCCAACCGGATCGAATCCGCGGTGCGGGTGGCCTACAAGGGTGGCGGCTGATCCGGCCCCAGTCTCAATCTGGCTCTGGATGAGCCGAAAAAAGAAGACAAGGTCTATGAGATCGATGAAATCACCTTTGTGGTGGACAACGGTCTGTTGAATCGCTGCGGATCGATCAAGGTCGATTATATTGCCGACAGCCCATACCCGGGGTTTGCGCTTATTCCGGCCATCCCCCTGGGCTCTGGCAACGCCTGCGCAATCTAACAACCAATAAAAAAACTCACAGGAGAGTTTGCCATGCCTATTTATGAATTTCGTTGCAATGACTGCAACACCCTTTTTGAAAAAATCATCTTTGGCTCTGCGGACCGGGAAAAGGTGGTCTGCGGCAAATGCGGCAGCAACAAGGTGAAAAAGACCATTTCCGCCACCAGCTACCGGCTTGCAGCGGGCGGAAGTTCCACCCCGTTCGGCACCGGCCCCGGCGGCTGCGGTTCCGGCGGTTTTTCCTGAGCAGGCTAAGAAAGACGGCCCGTGCGGCCGTTATAAATCAAATCCCCCCCTGAAGGCTCTCAACTGGAGTATCCCGCCCGGATGTCTTGCAAGCGCCGGGCCGGATTATCCGGTTGCGGGCCTTCGTTTTTTATATACAGCTCAACCGGCTTTCCGCCCTTCAGGCCCATATCTACCCCTCACCATCCCGGCGGCTGTTCCGCCAGGCCCGGCGCAGGGTCGCCTCCAGCCGCGGCTGGATCGCCGCCAGCAGATCCTGCCGTTCCAGATAGGGACAGGGTTTGTCATAGGGGAAGCGGCGGCATTGATCCGGCCGGACCATGTGGATGGTGCACCGTTTGACCAGCCGGTCCCCGGCCTGGAAGATGCACGCCCCGTCCTGATTCAGTTTAAATGTGTTTTTTCTGTTCTCCAGAAACCGGCGGCGCACCTCGCCGTCGCTGATCCCGAAATACCGGGCCAACCGGTTGATATCAGCGGCGGTCAGCAGGAGGCTGGCGCCGGGCGACCGGTAGCAGCAATAGCCGGGGCAGTAATTGCAATAGAGCATCAACAGGCCTTGACCCTAATTATTTTTTCAGTTTTCCCAGCACGTTGAAAGGCGACGCCCCCTGGTCCTGTCCGCAGGTGCAGGGGCCCTGGTTGAGGTTGGCCCCGCATTGGGCACAGAGCCCGCGGCAGCCCTTGCCGCAGACCCGTTTTGCCGGAACCAGCAGGAGTACCTGCTCAGCCAGGACATCAAGGAGATCAAAGACCGGCTCCTCCAGAAAGATGGTATCCATCTCGGTCTTGCCGCACTGGTGTTCCTCGGGCAGTCCGCCGGGATCAGGGAACAGTTCGAGGTCAACCGTAAAGGCGCCGGCCAGCGGCACGGAATAGGACGCCATGCAGCGGTCGCAGTCAAGGGCTAGAAAGGCCTTGATCTCACCCTCCAGAAACACCCGCTCATTCCCTTTTCGTCTTACGAAAACATGGGCTCTGACCGGCGCGGTCCGGTCCAGTTCCGGGCCCGGGAACCAGGAGTGGTCGTTGATCTCATACTGCAATCCCGTCTTTGGTATCTCGCCAAATCGTATCTTCATCCGTTGCCCTGCCTGTGCCCTGACCCATCGGTCGCTGGAAATCGGTAAGCGTTCACCAGCACCCCGTCTTCGCACGATCAGGCCGGTTCACATAGGCATACTATGGATTCGCCGGCCTGCTTGCACGAATCCGTGGCACTGGTAAACGCTTACAGGACGGTGGTTTCCGTAAATCTGTAGCCCCTGGTGAACGGTTACGGAAATCGTGCCTTTAAACCATCTCGTTATGATATCTGGTGGGGCCGGGGTTGGTCGAGTCTTTTAGTGAGGTGATGGGTAATAGGAAAAACCGGAATCCGTGAGCGTTCGTCAGTGGTCCGAATGCGCGAAGGGAACGAATTCGATACCCTATAACCCACGACCTGTCACCTATGACCTCTCCTATGGCAGATCCACGTAATAGCCGCGTTTGCCGCGCACGACCAGGAAGCGTAACGGCTCCCGGCCCATGTGCGCCTCAACGATCCGGCCGAAATCAGCAATCCTTGTAATCCGCTCGCCGGCGATCTCCATCACCAGGTCGCCGGGCCTGATCCCGGCCCGGGCCGCGCTGGAGTCAGGAATCACCTTGCGCACCATGGCACCCTGGCGGGAGTCCTTTACCACCAGGCCGAAGACCCGCTCGCCGTAGCGAAGGCCATAGTCCCTGGGCGGCTCGGTCAACGTTACCTCCACCGCCTGGGTATCCATGCCGCGCAGCAGATGCAGGCGGGCCCTGTCCCCCTGGGTATAGGTCTCCAGGATGGAGACAAACTCAGCCGGCGAGGCGACCGGCACCTCGTCCAGGGCCAGGATTACGTCACCGAACCTGATCCCGGCCCGGGCCGCGGGCGAGCCGGGGTCCACCTCCTTGACCAGGATTCCGCCCTCGCCGTGGGACTCGCTGAACTTTTTGCCCACTGACTGGGACACGATGCCGATATATGCCTTGCGGACCCTCCCGTAGCGGATCAGGTCAGAGGCGATCTTCTTGGCAGTGTCAATGGGGATGGCAAAACCGATCCCCTGGGCCTGGCTGGCAATGGCGGTGTTGATCCCGATCAACTCGCCGTTGATATTGATCAACGGGCCGCCGGAGTTGCCGGGATTGATCAGGGCGTCGGTCTGGATGAACACCGCGACAAAGCCGTTCCCCACCGGGATCCGCCGCCGCTGGGCGCTGATAATGCCGGTGGTCACCGAATGGCCCAGCCCCAGCGGGTTGCCGATGGCGATTACCGTCTCGCCGATCATCAGGTTATCGGAACGGCCCGGCGGAATAAAGGGATACTCCTTGGCAGCGACCACCTTGAGTACTGCCAGGTCCAGTCGTTCGGCCATACCCACCAGTTCGGCCTCCAGTTCCTTTTGGGAATCGGGCAGGGCCACAAAGATCCTGGACGCCTTTTCAATCACATGGGCATTGGTAAGGATGTAGCCTTGGGGGTCGATGATCACCCCGCTCCCCAGGGACTGGGTGGTATAGGTCCGCGGCGGGACCAGGCTGCGGAAGAACTCCTCGAAAAAGGGGTCGGAAAAACCGAAAAAGGGCGAGCTTCTCCGCTTGATGATCTGCTCGGTGCGGATATTGACCACCGCCGGCCCGGCAATGGCGATCGCCTCCACCACCGGGGTCCGGCGCTCAAAGGCCGGGACCGGCGTTCCCTGGAGGATGAAAGATAAAACCAGAATAACCAGCATGGCCGGGCCATATTTCCCCGGCCACAACGAAGCAATGAAAGAGGTCACTCCGGCATGGCAGGGCCGGCGCCTGGTGACGACTTTCGAATAAACCAGTTGAAAAAACCGCACGGGATGACTCCTGGTTCAGCTGAACATGAAAAAAACAGTTCTCACTGAGCCCACGCAGTACCCAGGGTTTGACAAAAAAACAACCCCTCTCCGGCAGATCCGCGCCGCTGTGAGAGATAAAAACCTTGCCTTAAGCTATAGGGTGCAGCGTCCTGAATGTCAAGCCGCGCCGGGCGACCGGCTGCAATCTTCCGGCCGGCAAAGCACGAAAATCTGGCCCGGGATCCAGGCGCCCCGCTCCTTGCGGATCCCGGTATCCCGCCGGTATTCGATGATAAACCCATGCCGGTCGCAGAGGCGTTCGATATAGGCGGCGGACTGGGCATAGCGGCCGGACTGGCGCAGGACATAATCAGACTGCGTACAGGTCTCGATGGAGAAGACAAACCGGGCCCAGGGGCGGCACCGCTTGCGCAGCGCGGCAAACAGGGGGTCCACCTTGCCCAGGTAGACCAGGAGATCAGCGGCAAGGAAGAGGTCGTACCGTTCTTCTCTTTTTTCCAGAAAAGAGACCAGTTCCTCGCAGTGCAGTTGATCGTAGATGTTTTTGGCCTTGGCCCGGGCCAGCATCTTTTCCGAGAGATCCACTCCGACCAGGGAATCAACCCGGCCGCGGAAGGGGGCGCCGGACAGGCCGGGGCCGCAGCCCAGGTCCAGGGCGCGGCTAAAACGGGGCGGAACATCGACCAGTTGAGCCAGTGCCCGGGCCATCCGTTCCGGGACCAGGTAGCCCAGTTCCCCCTGCAGGCTCTGATCGAAACGCGGCGCATAGCCGTCGAACAGGTCGACCACGTACTGGCGCGGTGCCGACTCGGTGGTATGGCCGGTGAGGGCCGCCAGGATATGGTGGGTGGCCGGGGTGTCATTGCCCAGGTCCAGGGAGCGTTGATAGCAGCTGATCGCCTTGTCGATGCTGCCCATGATATGGTAGACCCCGGCCAGGTTGCAGAGGGCCGTGCCATAGCCGGGGTCAAGCTCCAGAGCCCGGTTAAAGCAGGAAACCGCCTGGTCCAGTTCGCCCAGTTCCTTCATGATGCTGCCCAGGTTATAGTGGGCATGGACATCATCGGGGTTGTTTGCCAGGGCGGCCCGATAGCTGGCCGCCGCCTCTTCGAGCCGGTCCAGTTCCCTGAGGGTGATCCCGAGGTTGAAGTGACTGTCCCCATCGTCGGGGTTTATTCGAATAGCGGCCCGATAGCTGGCCGCCGCCTCTTCGAGCCGGCCGGCATGGTAAAGGGCCACCCCGAGATTATAGTGACCCGGCCCGAATCCGGGCTCCACGGCCAGGGCCCGGCGATAACAGTCAATTGCCGCCCCGGGCTGGTTGCCGAGAAAAAAAATAACCCCGAGGTTATGCAGGGCGTCGGCATGGCCGGGGTCCAGGGCGATTACCCGCTGGTAGGCCTCAATGGCGCCATCCCGGTCGCCGATATCCCGGCAGACATTGCCCAGGCTGTAACGGGTCGGGAGATGATCCGGCACCAGCCGCAGGACCGACCGGTAGTGCTGTCGCGCCTGTTCAAGCTCCCCCTGGCTGTGATGGATAATCCCGAGGTTGTAGCGGGCCTCGAAATTGTCCGGGTCCAGGGCCAGGACCCGGTGGTAGAGATCCAGGGCCCCATCCAGGTCCCCGTTGCCGTGGCAGCGAAACGCCTGATGAAAGAGTCGGGCAATGGCGGAGGGGTTGCTTTTCGGGCGGCGGTTGTGGCTGTCAGGAGTCGAACCGTACATCGCTTACAGGTGATTTTGAATAAAAGCAGAGGGCCAGACAAAACGCCCTGCCCGATGGACACGGGCAAGGCGTTGTTCTTCAGTTGCAGCGTTTCAAGACAATGCCGTCAAAAACAGTATCGGTTATTGACCCGGGGCCAGGGTTCCGACATGGTTGACCAGTTCGGCATCGGTCAACTCCTTTAACACCGGGCTCTGCATGATCCGGTTGATGTCGGTCTCACCGTTGACATTGGTGATCACCAGCATGCCGCGGCCACGGCCGTAGTTGTTGTTAAAGTCATAGACCCCGCCGACCACCGCCAGCTCGCCGGCGGCGATCTGCTGACTGTAAAGCCCCATGGCGTATTGCACCTGGTGATCGACATTGATCTCCACGTTGCGGTTCCAGCGGGTCCTGAACTGGCCGTTGTCACC
This genomic interval from Desulfobacterales bacterium contains the following:
- a CDS encoding zinc ribbon domain-containing protein; the encoded protein is MPIYEFRCNDCNTLFEKIIFGSADREKVVCGKCGSNKVKKTISATSYRLAAGGSSTPFGTGPGGCGSGGFS
- a CDS encoding TetR/AcrR family transcriptional regulator; the protein is MGSDAAKKSSQDTRSLTLETALGLFTGKGYFNTSMQDIRREARVSIGSIYHHFKSKEALAKALYQDLLDRMEQMMAEIMDRHQSIHDRARAVITTLFDMVETSPQAVQFILYAKHREFLPCEKPVCASRPFEMMRDMVAKGIERGEICDLDPTVATAALFGGAIRLIHLKLDGAVQGPLDRFLDQTWECAWSSVT
- a CDS encoding tetratricopeptide repeat protein gives rise to the protein MYGSTPDSHNRRPKSNPSAIARLFHQAFRCHGNGDLDGALDLYHRVLALDPDNFEARYNLGIIHHSQGELEQARQHYRSVLRLVPDHLPTRYSLGNVCRDIGDRDGAIEAYQRVIALDPGHADALHNLGVIFFLGNQPGAAIDCYRRALAVEPGFGPGHYNLGVALYHAGRLEEAAASYRAAIRINPDDGDSHFNLGITLRELDRLEEAAASYRAALANNPDDVHAHYNLGSIMKELGELDQAVSCFNRALELDPGYGTALCNLAGVYHIMGSIDKAISCYQRSLDLGNDTPATHHILAALTGHTTESAPRQYVVDLFDGYAPRFDQSLQGELGYLVPERMARALAQLVDVPPRFSRALDLGCGPGLSGAPFRGRVDSLVGVDLSEKMLARAKAKNIYDQLHCEELVSFLEKREERYDLFLAADLLVYLGKVDPLFAALRKRCRPWARFVFSIETCTQSDYVLRQSGRYAQSAAYIERLCDRHGFIIEYRRDTGIRKERGAWIPGQIFVLCRPEDCSRSPGAA
- a CDS encoding YkgJ family cysteine cluster protein, whose amino-acid sequence is MLYCNYCPGYCCYRSPGASLLLTAADINRLARYFGISDGEVRRRFLENRKNTFKLNQDGACIFQAGDRLVKRCTIHMVRPDQCRRFPYDKPCPYLERQDLLAAIQPRLEATLRRAWRNSRRDGEG
- a CDS encoding DUF177 domain-containing protein, producing MKIRFGEIPKTGLQYEINDHSWFPGPELDRTAPVRAHVFVRRKGNERVFLEGEIKAFLALDCDRCMASYSVPLAGAFTVDLELFPDPGGLPEEHQCGKTEMDTIFLEEPVFDLLDVLAEQVLLLVPAKRVCGKGCRGLCAQCGANLNQGPCTCGQDQGASPFNVLGKLKK
- a CDS encoding trypsin-like peptidase domain-containing protein; its protein translation is MRFFQLVYSKVVTRRRPCHAGVTSFIASLWPGKYGPAMLVILVLSFILQGTPVPAFERRTPVVEAIAIAGPAVVNIRTEQIIKRRSSPFFGFSDPFFEEFFRSLVPPRTYTTQSLGSGVIIDPQGYILTNAHVIEKASRIFVALPDSQKELEAELVGMAERLDLAVLKVVAAKEYPFIPPGRSDNLMIGETVIAIGNPLGLGHSVTTGIISAQRRRIPVGNGFVAVFIQTDALINPGNSGGPLININGELIGINTAIASQAQGIGFAIPIDTAKKIASDLIRYGRVRKAYIGIVSQSVGKKFSESHGEGGILVKEVDPGSPAARAGIRFGDVILALDEVPVASPAEFVSILETYTQGDRARLHLLRGMDTQAVEVTLTEPPRDYGLRYGERVFGLVVKDSRQGAMVRKVIPDSSAARAGIRPGDLVMEIAGERITRIADFGRIVEAHMGREPLRFLVVRGKRGYYVDLP